From a single Paenibacillus sp. FSL R5-0345 genomic region:
- a CDS encoding DHA2 family efflux MFS transporter permease subunit, with protein MTSNASTKPLTQEGDTFSLKAILPPLLAIIVGMIMVILDSTVVNNAVPKLVEYFNTDLKTIQWAITGYTLALSAVIPLAGWMTDKFGSKRIFLVTIVLFTLGSVLCGLAQSPEQLIIFRIIQGLGGGMVAPIGMAMVFKLAPPERRGSIMGVLGIPMLMAPAFGPVISGYLVDYVSWHWIFIINLPIGIVAFILGKKYLPKTEPQKSTHLDILGMCLAPIAFAMLAYGVSEGGADWSSTGAITGLTIGGIALILFIVVELRQKYPLLELKVFKSSDFTRGIILTWIVQMALFGATLMIPLYLQNIKGYTALHTGWIVMPQALCAGLMMPISGRLFDKIGARPLAFCGLSVIAIAMFILSTVNVDTPIWMVIVSVCVMGLGMGSTMMPLNTHVLNSAPRHLVSRVTPLTSAAQQVVVSFAVTGLTAYLTSHINTHMATIGKTGNPQTALVAGFGDTFFLTACIVCVGIAMSLILRKPKIQQVTKSGEEVDPAMMMGH; from the coding sequence ATGACATCAAATGCTTCAACAAAACCCCTTACGCAGGAAGGCGACACGTTCTCTCTGAAAGCTATTCTGCCTCCACTGCTTGCGATAATCGTCGGTATGATTATGGTTATTCTGGACAGTACAGTTGTTAACAATGCAGTTCCTAAATTAGTGGAATATTTCAATACTGATCTAAAGACAATTCAATGGGCGATAACGGGTTACACATTGGCACTATCCGCAGTAATCCCACTTGCCGGTTGGATGACCGATAAATTTGGATCAAAGCGTATTTTCCTTGTAACGATTGTGCTGTTTACATTAGGGTCTGTTCTGTGCGGCTTAGCCCAATCACCTGAACAACTGATTATTTTCCGTATTATTCAAGGTCTAGGCGGAGGTATGGTTGCACCGATCGGGATGGCAATGGTATTCAAATTAGCCCCGCCTGAACGTCGCGGCTCTATTATGGGTGTTCTTGGAATTCCAATGCTGATGGCGCCAGCTTTTGGTCCTGTAATATCTGGTTATCTTGTCGATTACGTGAGTTGGCACTGGATCTTCATTATCAATTTGCCAATTGGTATTGTGGCCTTCATTTTGGGTAAAAAATACTTACCGAAGACAGAACCTCAGAAGTCAACACATCTTGATATTCTCGGGATGTGTCTTGCTCCGATCGCATTCGCTATGCTTGCTTATGGTGTGAGTGAAGGGGGAGCAGATTGGTCTTCAACAGGTGCTATTACAGGCTTAACAATCGGTGGTATCGCATTAATATTGTTCATAGTGGTAGAGCTTAGACAGAAGTATCCTTTGCTTGAACTGAAGGTGTTTAAATCATCTGATTTCACACGTGGTATTATTCTTACTTGGATCGTACAGATGGCATTGTTTGGCGCTACGCTGATGATTCCGTTGTATTTACAGAATATTAAAGGATATACCGCACTTCATACCGGTTGGATCGTGATGCCGCAAGCGTTGTGCGCCGGTCTTATGATGCCGATTAGTGGCAGGTTGTTTGATAAAATTGGAGCTCGTCCACTAGCGTTCTGTGGGTTGAGTGTTATCGCCATCGCGATGTTTATACTATCGACGGTAAACGTGGATACACCGATTTGGATGGTTATCGTGTCGGTGTGTGTGATGGGGTTAGGGATGGGATCAACGATGATGCCACTTAATACACATGTATTAAACTCAGCTCCACGTCATTTGGTTAGCCGTGTGACACCATTGACTTCAGCAGCGCAACAGGTTGTCGTATCGTTCGCAGTAACAGGTCTTACAGCTTACCTGACATCTCATATCAATACTCACATGGCGACAATCGGAAAGACAGGTAATCCACAAACTGCCTTAGTAGCTGGCTTTGGAGATACATTTTTCCTGACCGCTTGTATCGTATGTGTTGGTATTGCTATGTCCCTTATCCTTCGCAAGCCGAAGATACAACAAGTCACAAAGAGTGGCGAAGAGGTAGATCCAGCTATGATGATGGGTCACTAG
- a CDS encoding ABC transporter substrate-binding protein, with the protein MNRYSCFICGIILLFISLLTGCNKQNMNAASFNAEPVVNLIYYTIGDPDKDLALVNDKINEILMKKIGITITYNKIGWQEYADRMNTMISSDSPFDIAFAPDYAKYAKRGVWLKLDDYFMNLAKEMYLAIDPIFWKGAKMDDGFIYGVPTNKELAVRENWMYPDSLVEKYNIKVNQYNTLESLEPLLRMIQKNEPDYLPMELDRDSHNFFAMYGYEYIGDNRLPLMIQSLDPAAPVVNIFETREAKHILDTLRRYYQLGFINQDAALREPGSLKHGVKVFWESGSGGPLSESVWSNDLGYKIVTNPVTPEVATTEAVRGGMMVVKANTKHPVESIKFLNLLNTDPDLRNLFQYGIEGVHYTLDQNGQVVLSSIKDSQGNPLPKANGGYTGIQYTQGNWFILSTLGGSYPDPLNKWEQFRIYNSKVVESKVLGFTPDLSEISEQIDNIEIVWRKYYPSLMTGSVDVDTILPKFNHELYEAGINKVRMVIQKQLDRWRE; encoded by the coding sequence ATGAATAGATATAGCTGCTTCATCTGTGGTATTATTCTGCTGTTCATTTCACTGTTAACTGGCTGCAACAAGCAGAATATGAACGCTGCGAGCTTTAATGCAGAACCCGTTGTAAATCTGATCTATTATACCATCGGTGATCCTGATAAGGATCTTGCTCTAGTTAATGACAAAATTAACGAGATATTGATGAAAAAAATTGGAATAACGATAACCTATAATAAAATTGGTTGGCAGGAATATGCTGATCGCATGAATACAATGATCTCCTCTGACAGCCCTTTTGATATTGCGTTTGCTCCGGATTATGCTAAATATGCCAAACGTGGGGTATGGCTGAAGTTAGATGACTATTTCATGAATCTAGCCAAAGAAATGTACCTTGCTATTGATCCCATATTTTGGAAAGGCGCTAAGATGGATGACGGGTTCATCTACGGCGTCCCCACCAACAAAGAATTGGCTGTACGCGAGAATTGGATGTATCCTGATTCTCTGGTAGAAAAATATAATATTAAAGTTAACCAATATAACACACTGGAATCGCTCGAACCGCTGCTTCGCATGATACAAAAAAATGAACCCGATTATTTGCCCATGGAGCTTGATCGAGACTCACACAATTTCTTTGCGATGTACGGCTACGAATATATAGGGGACAACAGACTCCCATTAATGATCCAATCTCTGGATCCTGCTGCTCCTGTAGTCAATATCTTCGAAACCCGTGAAGCCAAACATATATTGGATACGTTAAGACGTTACTATCAATTAGGGTTCATTAATCAAGACGCCGCTTTGCGAGAGCCAGGAAGCTTGAAACATGGTGTAAAGGTATTTTGGGAATCTGGTAGTGGCGGTCCACTCTCTGAGAGCGTCTGGAGTAACGATCTGGGGTATAAAATTGTAACCAATCCAGTAACACCCGAGGTGGCAACTACAGAAGCTGTACGCGGAGGGATGATGGTTGTGAAGGCAAATACGAAGCATCCTGTGGAGAGCATCAAATTTCTAAACCTATTGAATACCGATCCTGACCTGCGTAACTTATTTCAATATGGCATTGAAGGCGTTCATTATACACTGGATCAGAATGGCCAGGTTGTCCTAAGTTCGATAAAAGACAGTCAAGGAAATCCGCTTCCCAAGGCGAACGGTGGCTACACTGGCATACAGTACACTCAGGGAAACTGGTTTATCTTAAGTACATTAGGTGGAAGCTACCCTGACCCACTAAACAAGTGGGAACAATTCCGCATCTACAACTCCAAGGTTGTGGAGTCCAAAGTACTGGGCTTTACGCCCGATCTGTCAGAGATAAGCGAGCAAATTGATAACATTGAGATTGTCTGGCGCAAGTATTATCCAAGCCTCATGACAGGCAGTGTCGATGTCGATACCATTCTCCCGAAATTCAACCATGAGCTGTATGAAGCAGGGATTAATAAAGTACGTATGGTGATCCAGAAACAGCTCGATCGTTGGCGGGAATAG
- a CDS encoding response regulator transcription factor, translating into MYKLLIVDDEPQILEGMKRILDWEHYGFKQIETSDSTEDAVFKAVDLIPDIAIIDVCIGKNLGYDAIQKLNEVNLPTKYIIISGYSDFQYAQQAIRCGVKDYLLKPVDRIKLQEVIEKIIIEDLHGTIRDVNADSMSIDPVLGIRYDALSKLVNRILIMIKTEFAHNISLKSVADRFQMNSTYLGQIFIKETSMKFSEYLMSYRMHRAQELIQTTNEKIHWIALSVGYNNLNYFYTQFQNHFGTSPSSLRMKS; encoded by the coding sequence ATGTACAAACTTTTGATTGTGGATGATGAACCTCAGATTTTGGAAGGTATGAAACGTATTCTGGATTGGGAGCACTACGGATTCAAACAAATCGAAACAAGTGACTCCACTGAAGATGCTGTATTTAAAGCCGTAGATCTAATTCCTGACATTGCTATTATTGATGTGTGTATCGGCAAAAATCTAGGGTATGATGCGATCCAAAAGCTAAATGAAGTGAACCTTCCAACCAAATATATTATTATAAGCGGCTATAGTGACTTTCAATATGCCCAGCAAGCCATTCGTTGCGGAGTGAAGGATTACCTGTTAAAGCCTGTGGACCGAATCAAGCTGCAGGAAGTTATTGAAAAAATAATTATCGAAGATTTACATGGCACGATTAGAGATGTGAATGCGGACTCTATGAGTATTGATCCAGTATTGGGGATTCGTTACGATGCCTTATCCAAGCTGGTCAATCGTATATTAATTATGATTAAAACAGAATTTGCTCATAATATTTCGTTAAAATCCGTCGCAGACCGCTTTCAAATGAACAGTACCTATCTTGGACAAATCTTCATTAAAGAAACAAGTATGAAGTTCTCAGAGTATCTAATGAGCTATCGCATGCATCGTGCACAAGAGCTCATCCAAACGACTAATGAGAAAATACACTGGATTGCCCTTTCAGTTGGTTATAACAACCTGAACTATTTTTATACACAATTTCAAAATCATTTTGGTACCTCTCCCTCAAGTTTACGGATGAAAAGTTAA
- a CDS encoding sensor histidine kinase, with protein sequence MRFWRSSFFHIKIYRNKFWAYLIFIVTIGVTLGTMTSAILVNQWIGNARIEAANAFSRIENNFQNDADRIEAYMQRLYSNHDLMNDVRYFMSPSVEGYLTKRLENSPYSSQALLSFPEDTKTYLYSWAQGDITQISVHTKDYGNVIYFNSFGIPSFQFGVPNTNEIFDESIQKGFVSHKKLNQSATEAGEIRFQISSKRIFSIVNNYQLGNAAVINSTGEIFIIGNNESMTNEITQQAVANNKNHGFIVNKGYIPIFFVTFSSTKYNYQLVSTIDLAALIRQHSTVLLNIFMIVFTAMICVLLLVVYNLRDDSRFLHRIIQSIKRAKTADFTPNKPARYRMNEYGMIAREVDDMIHQLDKYIRNEYLLKLKQQEAEMKALQHQINPHFLYNTLEVIRSTALVHQNEPTADAIATLGALYREIVKKENIISIGSELELLRKYLQIMEFKYPEHFFYQMDVEDSILALPTVKFWMQPLAENFFVHGFNINKEFNLFIVSGWEDENYYRLDFIDNGVRIDEERLTAIRRTLSSNNDQTTKSIGLYNVYARLQFFYQEDFSISIENNDEAGVKISVQISKRGD encoded by the coding sequence ATGAGGTTTTGGAGGAGTTCTTTTTTTCATATTAAGATATATCGCAATAAATTCTGGGCTTACCTGATTTTTATTGTAACCATCGGGGTAACACTGGGTACTATGACCAGCGCTATACTTGTTAATCAATGGATCGGTAACGCGCGGATTGAAGCTGCGAATGCCTTTTCCCGTATTGAGAACAACTTTCAGAATGATGCCGATCGGATTGAAGCTTACATGCAAAGATTGTATTCCAATCATGATCTGATGAATGACGTCCGTTATTTTATGAGCCCTTCCGTTGAAGGGTATCTGACTAAAAGATTGGAGAATAGCCCTTATTCATCACAAGCACTACTCTCTTTTCCTGAGGATACTAAAACTTATCTTTACAGCTGGGCACAGGGAGATATAACTCAAATCAGCGTTCATACTAAGGATTACGGAAATGTTATTTATTTTAATAGTTTTGGAATTCCTAGCTTCCAGTTTGGCGTTCCAAATACAAACGAAATTTTCGATGAAAGTATACAGAAGGGCTTCGTCTCTCACAAAAAACTAAATCAAAGTGCTACGGAAGCAGGGGAAATTCGCTTTCAGATCAGCAGCAAGCGAATATTCAGTATCGTAAATAATTATCAACTCGGTAATGCGGCTGTAATTAACTCTACCGGGGAGATATTCATTATTGGTAACAATGAATCCATGACTAATGAAATCACCCAACAAGCGGTTGCGAATAATAAAAATCACGGCTTTATCGTAAATAAAGGATATATTCCCATTTTCTTTGTTACCTTTTCATCCACCAAATATAATTATCAATTGGTTAGTACAATAGACTTGGCTGCACTTATACGTCAGCATAGCACGGTTTTGCTCAATATTTTTATGATCGTCTTTACCGCTATGATCTGTGTACTGCTGCTCGTAGTCTACAATCTTCGTGATGACTCACGATTTCTTCACCGTATTATACAATCAATCAAACGTGCGAAAACTGCCGACTTCACCCCAAATAAGCCTGCACGTTATCGTATGAATGAATATGGTATGATTGCTCGCGAAGTCGACGATATGATACACCAATTAGACAAATATATTCGGAACGAATACTTGCTTAAGCTAAAACAGCAGGAAGCAGAAATGAAAGCGCTTCAACATCAAATCAATCCTCATTTTCTTTATAACACCTTAGAAGTCATTCGATCTACTGCATTGGTTCATCAGAATGAGCCTACCGCAGACGCGATTGCAACGCTGGGAGCGTTATATAGAGAAATTGTTAAGAAAGAAAATATCATTTCAATTGGTAGCGAACTGGAACTGTTGCGGAAGTACCTGCAAATAATGGAGTTTAAATATCCTGAGCACTTTTTTTATCAAATGGATGTTGAAGATTCTATTCTAGCTCTCCCTACTGTGAAGTTCTGGATGCAGCCCTTGGCAGAAAATTTCTTTGTCCATGGGTTTAATATCAATAAAGAATTTAATTTATTTATCGTGTCAGGCTGGGAAGATGAGAACTACTATAGGCTGGATTTCATTGACAACGGAGTACGAATTGATGAAGAACGGCTAACTGCTATCAGGCGAACCCTTTCGAGTAATAATGACCAAACCACCAAAAGCATTGGATTATATAATGTCTATGCCCGACTACAATTTTTCTATCAAGAGGATTTCTCGATTAGCATTGAAAACAATGATGAAGCTGGTGTCAAAATCTCTGTACAGATTTCTAAAAGAGGTGATTAG
- a CDS encoding ABC transporter substrate-binding protein, which produces MKNTLKFASTLCILALMLSLLAACGNSNSNSKPASTATNESESGTTATDAPTTKEIPTLVWWLIGGQVPENFSKAVEQMNEYTAEKIGVKVDIKVASWGEWDTKINTIVNTGEPFDMMFTNNTKYSKQVAMGAFADITDLVQSEAPELYKSIPTKVWDGVKIGGKYFAVPTYKDSSLTQYWVFDDKLVQKYNIDYQNIKTMQDLDKPFHDMKAGEGKSFYPLQLIQGEGFPGILNNYDDMTLGFNPIGVNVEDASRKVVSVFEQPEVMTNLKLLHQWYKDGIVNPDAPTKTEGDKYRAFFSAQAFPGAEAGWQITAGIDKYVMTQIFGPLYTTSTIQGSMNVISANSKYKVEAMKYLQLVNTDPKLRNMLAFGELGVDYKSIDGEKSIERISDTWPLAAYSQGTFFNLAVTKGAPLDQWEQVKKLNEQAASSSILGFALDIGELQTEVANCQAVYDKYRYELLTGASDPEKVIPKLLSELKNAGMDKIMQVAQEQINNYFK; this is translated from the coding sequence GTGAAGAACACCCTCAAGTTCGCCTCAACATTATGTATTCTCGCATTAATGCTGTCCCTGCTTGCTGCATGTGGCAACTCGAACTCGAATTCGAAGCCAGCATCCACAGCAACCAATGAAAGCGAGAGTGGTACGACGGCTACTGATGCACCAACCACCAAAGAAATTCCTACATTGGTATGGTGGCTGATCGGCGGACAGGTTCCTGAGAACTTTAGTAAAGCAGTTGAGCAGATGAACGAATACACCGCTGAGAAAATCGGTGTCAAAGTGGATATTAAGGTGGCTAGCTGGGGCGAATGGGATACAAAAATCAACACCATTGTGAATACGGGTGAACCCTTTGATATGATGTTTACCAACAATACAAAGTACAGTAAACAGGTCGCTATGGGAGCGTTCGCTGACATTACAGATCTTGTACAAAGTGAAGCTCCTGAACTTTACAAGTCTATCCCTACCAAAGTATGGGATGGTGTGAAAATTGGTGGAAAATATTTCGCTGTACCGACGTATAAGGATTCTTCATTAACTCAATATTGGGTGTTCGATGACAAGCTTGTACAAAAATATAATATCGATTACCAAAACATTAAAACGATGCAAGATTTAGACAAACCGTTCCATGATATGAAAGCTGGTGAAGGCAAGAGCTTCTACCCGTTGCAGTTGATCCAAGGCGAAGGCTTCCCAGGCATTTTAAATAATTATGATGATATGACTTTAGGTTTCAATCCTATTGGAGTTAACGTGGAGGATGCTTCCCGGAAAGTCGTGTCCGTGTTTGAACAACCGGAAGTGATGACTAACTTAAAGCTGCTGCATCAGTGGTATAAAGATGGTATTGTTAACCCGGATGCACCAACTAAAACTGAAGGCGACAAATACAGAGCGTTCTTCTCCGCACAAGCCTTCCCTGGTGCAGAAGCTGGCTGGCAAATCACCGCAGGGATTGACAAATACGTCATGACGCAAATTTTTGGTCCTTTGTATACAACTAGTACAATTCAAGGCTCGATGAATGTAATCTCGGCAAATTCCAAATACAAAGTGGAAGCTATGAAATATTTGCAATTAGTGAATACAGATCCAAAATTACGAAATATGCTTGCGTTTGGTGAATTAGGCGTCGATTATAAGAGCATTGACGGAGAGAAATCAATCGAGCGTATCAGCGATACCTGGCCTTTAGCAGCATACTCCCAAGGCACCTTCTTCAATCTTGCGGTTACGAAAGGGGCTCCTCTAGACCAGTGGGAACAAGTAAAAAAATTGAACGAGCAAGCAGCATCTTCCAGCATATTGGGATTCGCACTGGATATTGGCGAGCTGCAGACTGAGGTTGCGAACTGCCAAGCTGTATATGATAAATATAGATATGAATTGCTCACAGGCGCTTCTGATCCTGAGAAGGTAATCCCTAAATTGCTGTCTGAGCTGAAAAATGCCGGAATGGACAAAATTATGCAAGTGGCTCAAGAACAAATCAACAATTACTTTAAGTAA
- a CDS encoding carbohydrate ABC transporter permease gives MAKTPTYQSGLEKFNRTSNGINALFTLIFILMAIACVVPVIVVLSISLTDESYIRETGYSILPTALSADAYAYIAKQGTMILRALGVSLLVTVVGTVLGVLLTTTMGYVISRPGYKLKNFLTWVVFIPMVFNGGLVSSYFINTNFLGLKNSVWALILPLAVSSFNVIICKTFFRSTIPDGLTESAEIDGASQFRTFFSIILPISLPVLATIGLFLCFGYWNDWFQSMLYIDNQNLYSLQALLNSLMSNADALARNSISMGISFAELVATMPKESARMAVAILIVLPVACAYPFFQRYFITGLTIGAVKG, from the coding sequence ATGGCAAAGACACCCACCTATCAATCTGGCTTGGAGAAATTCAACCGCACAAGTAACGGCATCAATGCTTTGTTCACCCTAATTTTTATTCTGATGGCAATTGCCTGCGTTGTGCCTGTGATCGTCGTGTTATCCATCTCGCTTACCGATGAGTCCTATATTCGTGAAACGGGATACAGCATTCTTCCAACCGCACTTTCCGCAGACGCATACGCTTATATCGCCAAACAGGGAACGATGATTCTGCGTGCGCTAGGTGTATCCCTGCTTGTAACAGTCGTAGGTACTGTACTTGGCGTGCTGCTCACCACAACGATGGGATACGTCATTTCACGTCCTGGTTACAAGCTAAAGAACTTCCTCACCTGGGTTGTATTTATCCCGATGGTATTTAACGGTGGTCTTGTATCCAGTTACTTTATCAACACAAATTTCTTGGGACTCAAAAACAGTGTTTGGGCACTCATTCTGCCGCTCGCAGTATCATCGTTTAACGTTATTATTTGTAAAACCTTTTTTAGGAGCACAATCCCTGATGGCTTAACCGAATCTGCTGAAATTGACGGGGCTAGTCAGTTTCGCACCTTCTTCTCAATCATCCTCCCCATCTCATTGCCTGTACTAGCTACGATTGGACTGTTCCTTTGCTTCGGTTACTGGAACGACTGGTTTCAATCGATGCTGTATATCGATAATCAGAATCTGTATTCGCTCCAAGCGCTGCTTAACAGCTTGATGTCCAATGCTGATGCGCTCGCCAGAAACTCCATAAGTATGGGGATCAGCTTCGCTGAGCTTGTCGCAACAATGCCCAAGGAATCTGCCCGCATGGCAGTTGCTATTCTCATCGTGTTGCCTGTTGCCTGCGCATATCCCTTCTTCCAGAGATACTTTATTACCGGCCTTACCATTGGCGCAGTCAAAGGCTAG
- a CDS encoding ABC transporter permease, with product MSTKLERSKSRKRIHWRKQDSELTLLALPTLIWYILFSFLPMFGMVIAFKNFKISGNFISNVLNSSWVGFKNFEFLFKSNDAWIILRNTIGYNIIFIILGIVLPVMFAIMISLLHSRKASKVYQTMMFLPYFLSWVVVSAVGWAFFSFDKGILNQFLASLGHDAVNWYMEPQYWPYILIFLNIWKSIGYGMIIYLATITGIDSTYYEAAVIDGASIWQQTRFITLPMLKLVIVMMFILSVGRIFYTDFGLFYQVTRDSNSLYNVATTVDVLVYKQLKTATVGMASAAAFVQSMLGCITILSANWIVKKIDSDSAMI from the coding sequence ATGAGCACTAAACTTGAGCGGAGCAAATCTAGAAAGCGCATACACTGGCGAAAGCAAGATTCCGAGTTAACCCTGCTCGCCTTGCCGACATTGATCTGGTATATCTTATTTTCTTTCTTACCGATGTTCGGTATGGTTATCGCTTTTAAAAATTTCAAAATAAGCGGCAACTTTATTAGCAACGTACTAAATAGTTCTTGGGTCGGCTTCAAAAACTTTGAATTCTTATTCAAATCCAATGATGCCTGGATCATTCTTCGCAACACGATAGGGTATAACATCATCTTCATTATTCTTGGCATCGTGTTACCAGTAATGTTCGCCATTATGATCAGCCTGCTGCATAGCCGCAAAGCAAGCAAGGTTTATCAGACCATGATGTTTCTGCCCTACTTTCTGTCATGGGTAGTCGTCTCTGCTGTAGGTTGGGCCTTCTTCAGCTTTGATAAAGGCATCCTCAATCAATTTCTTGCCAGCCTTGGGCATGATGCTGTGAATTGGTATATGGAACCGCAATATTGGCCCTACATTCTTATCTTTTTAAACATCTGGAAGAGCATAGGTTATGGCATGATTATTTATCTGGCAACCATTACAGGAATCGACAGCACCTATTATGAGGCGGCAGTTATTGATGGAGCTTCCATCTGGCAGCAGACACGCTTCATTACCTTACCCATGCTAAAGCTGGTCATTGTCATGATGTTCATCCTGTCAGTAGGTCGTATTTTCTACACGGATTTCGGACTGTTCTATCAGGTCACACGCGACTCCAACTCCCTCTACAATGTGGCCACAACAGTTGATGTCCTAGTTTATAAACAGCTAAAAACCGCCACTGTAGGAATGGCATCCGCTGCCGCTTTCGTCCAATCGATGCTGGGCTGTATTACAATCCTGAGTGCTAACTGGATCGTTAAAAAAATCGATTCTGACAGTGCAATGATCTAG
- a CDS encoding ABC transporter permease, with translation MRTVNSAPKEKRKGRNETWKKICQNWELYIFIAPAFFYFLIFSYGPMYGIQIAFKNYIPSKVYFGSEWVGFDHFIRFFNSYYFWDLLWNTLSISLYELAIGFPIPIILALAFNEVKDGFFKRLVQTVTYAPHFISVVVMAGMIITFLSPSNGMIIHAIEGLGFSAPQFLTSPGWFKTMYVFSGVWQSAGWGTIIYLAALSGVDPGLHEAAIIDGATRFQRVRHINIPALIPTMTILLILNMGGLLSVGFEKILLLQNSLNMSSSDVISTFVYRSGLVDAQYSFSTAVGLFNSIVNCILLITVNQIVRRTSENSLW, from the coding sequence ATGCGAACTGTGAATTCAGCACCGAAAGAAAAGCGTAAGGGCAGAAACGAGACATGGAAGAAGATTTGTCAGAATTGGGAGCTTTACATTTTTATCGCACCCGCATTCTTTTACTTCCTCATTTTCAGCTATGGACCGATGTATGGGATTCAGATTGCTTTTAAGAACTACATTCCGTCAAAGGTCTATTTTGGCAGTGAATGGGTAGGCTTTGATCATTTCATTCGATTTTTTAACTCGTACTATTTCTGGGATTTGCTGTGGAACACGCTCAGTATTAGCTTGTATGAATTAGCCATTGGATTCCCAATCCCAATTATTCTGGCGCTTGCGTTTAACGAAGTGAAGGATGGCTTCTTCAAGCGACTTGTTCAGACCGTTACGTATGCACCTCATTTCATTTCTGTCGTTGTTATGGCGGGGATGATTATTACCTTCTTGTCTCCATCGAACGGTATGATTATTCATGCCATTGAAGGTTTAGGCTTTAGTGCACCGCAGTTTCTGACAAGTCCTGGTTGGTTTAAGACGATGTATGTATTCTCAGGCGTGTGGCAGAGTGCGGGTTGGGGGACGATTATTTATTTGGCGGCTCTCTCGGGTGTAGACCCAGGCTTGCATGAAGCGGCAATCATTGACGGGGCCACTCGCTTTCAACGTGTTCGCCACATCAATATACCAGCGCTTATACCGACCATGACCATTCTATTAATTCTGAATATGGGAGGCTTGTTAAGTGTAGGTTTTGAGAAAATATTACTTCTGCAAAATTCGTTAAATATGTCAAGCTCTGATGTGATTTCAACCTTTGTCTATCGATCTGGTCTTGTCGATGCGCAATATAGCTTCTCAACAGCTGTTGGTTTATTTAACTCCATTGTCAATTGCATCCTGCTCATTACGGTGAATCAGATTGTCCGCCGTACGAGCGAGAACAGTCTATGGTAG
- a CDS encoding carbohydrate ABC transporter permease, whose protein sequence is MVSGIKLSKRDRIFLICIYTYVAIALLLVAYPILYIISASISDPKMVASGEMWLFPKGITFKGYEIVFQNSKIWTGYGNTILYTLIGTTINLVVTMPAAYALSRKDFVGRGFFMGMFMVTMFIGGGLVPTYMLVKGLGMVNTMWALVIPGAASIWNIIVSRTFFANSIPAELQDAAQIDGATNIRLFLRIVLPLSMPIIAVMALFYGVGHWNSYFGAMIYLNDDAKYPLQLVLRQILVLQEMQSQVGGIIDATAAAAQNNKAEIASLVKYGVIIVSTLPIIAVYPFLQRYFVQGVMIGSVKG, encoded by the coding sequence ATGGTATCAGGTATAAAGCTATCTAAGCGAGACCGAATATTCCTAATTTGCATCTATACGTATGTGGCAATTGCATTGCTGTTAGTCGCATATCCCATCTTATATATTATTAGCGCATCCATCAGTGATCCGAAGATGGTTGCTTCCGGTGAAATGTGGCTCTTTCCAAAAGGAATTACCTTTAAGGGGTATGAGATTGTATTTCAGAACTCGAAGATTTGGACGGGGTATGGAAATACGATTTTGTATACATTGATAGGCACAACGATTAACTTGGTCGTTACGATGCCAGCGGCATATGCACTCAGTCGTAAGGACTTTGTAGGGCGTGGGTTTTTCATGGGGATGTTCATGGTAACGATGTTCATTGGAGGCGGTCTCGTCCCTACATACATGTTGGTAAAAGGGCTAGGCATGGTCAACACGATGTGGGCACTGGTAATTCCTGGCGCAGCGTCAATCTGGAATATTATCGTCTCTCGTACCTTCTTCGCGAACTCCATTCCAGCTGAGCTTCAAGATGCGGCTCAAATCGATGGCGCGACGAATATTCGATTATTCCTGCGGATTGTTCTCCCGTTATCGATGCCAATTATCGCAGTGATGGCCTTATTCTACGGGGTAGGGCATTGGAACAGCTATTTCGGCGCCATGATCTACCTGAATGATGATGCGAAATATCCGTTGCAGCTTGTGCTTCGTCAGATTCTCGTTCTTCAGGAAATGCAATCTCAAGTAGGTGGCATTATCGATGCGACAGCTGCAGCAGCCCAGAACAACAAGGCAGAAATTGCTTCACTTGTGAAGTATGGGGTCATTATCGTATCTACACTTCCGATTATTGCTGTCTATCCATTCTTGCAACGTTATTTCGTGCAAGGTGTCATGATTGGCTCTGTTAAGGGTTGA